The nucleotide sequence TGATAGAAAGCGAATTTACCGATTCCATATAAAAACATGATTATATATGGTAATGTGTACCCTGTAAAATATGTATGGCAGTGAGCAAAACTGAATTTACCTCCACAACAGGAACACCCATCAGTCTTAGTAGACGCTTACAATCATCATTGTGCTGCTTCGTGACCTGCTCATAAAGGACATGGAAAGATGTAAAGCTAGACCTTACTCTGAAAACTAATTCATCGCATATACTCTTACATAACATCACTTTATGCAAATAAAAATATACAAAAATTCAGTTGATAATTGATCAGTGAAAGAACCAGTTGGCTCCTAACACAATGCAAATCGTCTTACATTAAGGAGATTACGACTGATGAAAATTTTCAAGACTCTTTATCACAAACAACTGAAAATAATAATTTCTCACCTTTACAGTTCTCTTGCTGAATTTTTCAATTGCATCCGTATCTCCTGCCTAGAACAACAAAATGCATTCCCCATAGGGGTCAAAAAAGAGAGCATAGAAGAACGTGGATAAAAAACTGATCAAAGCAACGTCAGCAAACCTCTACTGCCTTCGTCAGCTCTTCTGTTGCTTCATTCCTCTTTGCGTGTCTGACAAGTATTCCAGGTTAGCATTGTATAACCTAAAAAGTAGTGTAGGCAAACATATAAAGTGTGCTAGGAAACAACCAACGGATAAATAACCTTTTTAAAAGCTCGTCCTTCTTCATTTCAGGAGGCTTGCCATCAAAAACATATCTGCATGAGCAATGTTGTGACCCCGTTAAAAATAGACTTATATTTTCAGCTGTAATTATATGGAAGACTTCTGATATTGAGAAATGAAAGAATTTGGATTTACACTGGTTTAATTCCTGCCTCGAGCAACCTTATTGTCCGGCTGAACATGCCTTGCAAATGACTGTTCAAGAAAAAGAAAGAGCCGCATGAACATACATACTAGGACTATAAATTCTGTGCAGTACTTCAAATAATACTAAGTAtggttggagagagagagagagatctgaaCCTGGTGATATCACCGGCTTCGTTTGTAAGGGTTTCCATCCCTGTCCTTCCAACTACAATCTGTACAAGGGAAAGCATAAGAAACATATCCCACCTTTCATCGCGGTGGGTAAAAAAATTGTTTGCTATTATCTCACAACTGCTTGTTAACATCCACACAGAAGACAGTTCATCAGTGCAACTTTAAATTGTTCCTTCCTTTATGTTGTAAATAAGAGAAAACATCCTATGCTAGAGGCAATCAGCTCATTGTTAATCAACTCAGGCAAACTAAGAAGACACTAACTTATATGCCCAAGGGGTGGGCGCAAATTTGGCAGTAGCCTACTGCAACAATCTTCTTCTAAGAGTATAAAATGGGAAAATATTCCAGCACTAGGCGACCAGTACCAGAAAACTGTCACCACACGAGGGTCTACAGAACCCTAAACCCAACCTAAGAAAGCAGATCTTCTGTGCCGGATCGCCGAATGTGCGTGGAGCCAGCGACCAGCCGCGTATAGAGATGGACTCTTCAGCACAAAACTCTGGCCCAGATTACTGGCGTGCAAGCACGATACGAGAAACAAACAGTAAATGGAGGAGAGGCCGTGTGGGTCAGGGGGGAGAATGGGGGCTATACGAGGAACTGGTAGATGCACATGCTGGCGTCGACGGCGATGCGGCGGCCGAAGTAGCTCTCGAACTTCTGCTCCCTCATCGACTTGGGCGCGTTGTCCGCCAGTAGCTTCGTCAAACCCTACAGCCACGCACAAAATGAATCGCCTCTCCATTCGAATGTGACGGGGAAAGGCGTCCCCAGATACTCCGCCGAACAAATCCACAGGGTACTCATGGCGCACTCACCTTGACCCCCATCTCGCCGGCGGCAGGCAGGCGGCGCGCGaaggcggcgggggcggggcggggagagggggagaggaggccgCGGGCTATTTTGagttttttttttcttcctttccGTCCCCCCCGGTCTTTGTATTCTGGGAGCGCCGTGGTACATATGGGCCGGACCGGGCCGGACCGGGCGGGCTCAAATAGCCAGCCGGGCAGGAAAGCGTCCAGGCCCAGAGGCCAGAGGAGCGAACCTGATCTCGGACCGAACCCACGCCAGCGTCGCCGCCGGTCGCCGGGGAGGCTGCAGCGAGCTGCCGGAGGGAAGAAGGGGAGATGGCGAGCCGGCTGTGGAGGTGGTACGCGGACCGGCAGTTCCACAAGTGGGAGAAGACGGTGCTGTGGGACATGGTGGAGCCCTACCGCCCGCCGCGCTCCTTCGCGCCGCTCGTCGGCACCTACGTCGCCGCCTTCTacaccgccgtcgtcgccgccgccgtcaccgagcAGCTCTACAAGGTCAGGCCATTCACTCTCGGACCGACGCCGGGGCCTCCTCGGACGTCGCTCCCCCTTCCTGTCTGCGCGCTCGCTCGCGCGGTagatgctcgacgaaatgcctCCTTGCTCAGGATAGCACAGCCCGTGCTCGCATCATAAAATTGTCCAGCTCCAGCCATGGCATCATTTGCATTCTTCACTTGCCAGATTCCTCTGATCTCCTACGGTGATATGTGGCTTCAGATTTAGGAACTCATTTGAAAATCGGAAGATCGCAATTATGATACTGCATTGGAGAGGCTTAGTTCTGTGTGCTTAAATCGCCTCTGGGTTTCACCTGATTGTGTGTTGCTGTTGTATTTTTGGAGCAGGAGAAGTACTGGGAGGATCACCCGGGCGAGGCGGTGCCGATCATGCCGCCCATGTTCTACTGGGGGCCATGGAGGGTGGTGAACGGAGAGGTTCCCCGCTTCATCCAGACGCCCGAGGAAGCTAAGCCGGCATAGAGCTCCTTCGAGTTCGAAGGGGTCATGGGAGTAGTTTGCTCTTCTCCTTTTTCTTGATCGGAGGCCTCTCATAAGTAACTCACTGTTTGCTGTGTAGCTATGGCATTGCTGCATTTCTTGTAATTTACATTCTGGTGATTGGGCAGTGCCGTGGAATCATAATGGTCTTTTTATGTATGCTTGTTTGCACAAATAAATTGATACTTCTATCGCGGAGCAGATTGTTTGCATTTTATCGATTTGATGATCTTCCAGGCGAAATAGATAGGGCTGGGAGGCACCCATTTTgcatcatctactccctccgttccgatttactcgtcgtgggtTTAGTTCAAATTCAAAAACAAAGGTTCTAGTCATTGCCAGCTTAACAGTTATCATGTTCTGGAATACATCAAAAGTTCCCAACGCTCACTGGGCAAGGTTGGACAAGGTTGAGATGGTGATCAACACCAGAAATTTGTAGTGTGCAGCCAACGATAGGCAATGTCACGAGACCT is from Triticum aestivum cultivar Chinese Spring chromosome 1B, IWGSC CS RefSeq v2.1, whole genome shotgun sequence and encodes:
- the LOC123142737 gene encoding uncharacterized protein At4g29660, with the protein product MASRLWRWYADRQFHKWEKTVLWDMVEPYRPPRSFAPLVGTYVAAFYTAVVAAAVTEQLYKEKYWEDHPGEAVPIMPPMFYWGPWRVVNGEVPRFIQTPEEAKPA